The following coding sequences are from one Neurospora crassa OR74A linkage group I, whole genome shotgun sequence window:
- the nuc-1 gene encoding phosphorus acquisition-controlling protein, with amino-acid sequence MNSSSWSAPDHSHHPALHTAADDDFHQYLDINDMGDLSDALDFDFRDFGADHHTAPHAGRHAADHLLHPSGGEHLDTPMTGTDMSMILSPVDHAMLRHGVQQQQHHQQQQHQQHQMPTITTTAPYQNAPTALIQPSTPSEAIVNTIDAQIQFLQQQKLHAQHQQLQEQQAAFFASQQNHIVPPTPQSLELTAGSSQNYYAQSTLSDQHHSGPQKQQQPQQAIDYRYTRIKDQHDMSFTPLVSPAVTPLETHFPIDTPFAVPGAYFSPLTSPALHAQNDALGIIDQRLGMMSGSSPREMELEPPAMSQASVSPGDLARKTRKNAVKARAKSGSGIKQSPISKPIRRKTATTPMLNPQALNQLVENAAPSQERQQPLTPLIPTSSSSTAGVTDSENGSISPENLNDVVLPVEMPPPPLPKPRSAKPSPFLAPQASGSAVPINLQPGRPGIASPATPASLMKLSSPSNRNPSVVGTGSHDPMDPDHIENFELPDSINFSSAPKPAPIITTLGTPALDPLQKAAAPLQTPGLPPPPSPAVAKPLALPSAALSSPQLKPDSAHSLKRTPQLAPMGRSSKKRASVTSIQMSPALRPKISPSIKPLLPGGSAGAEDAASILLATKSNYQRILEGNTVPGVSYPSELSTNLTSKRTSHKIAEQGRRNRINSALQEIATLLPKAPAKEGGDGDGDGHSSSGGGGGSGGADREDKREKDKDKAGGGIPNSKASTVEMAIEYIKQLQKEVADANKRAEEAERKLVEMKMQGGAATGSGSSVGDAGDLGTPTTEANPVVDEDLKSGGGDAMDE; translated from the exons ATGAACTCCTCATCGTGGAGTGCCCCGGACCACAGTCACCACCCGGCCCTACACACCGCAGCCGATGATGACTTCCACCAGTACTTGGATATAAACGACATGGGCGATCTATCTGACGCCTTGGACTTTGACTTTCGCGACTTTGGGGCTGATCACCATACTGCCCCCCATGCTGGCCGCCATGCCGCCGACCATCTGCTACATCCGTCGGGGGGAGAGCATCTGGACACCCCCATGACTGGTACCGACATGTCCATGATCCTATCGCCCGTAGACCATGCCATGCTCCGACATGGGgtgcaacagcaacagcaccaccagcaacagcaacaccagcaacaTCAGATGCCCACCATTACCACGACTGCGCCATATCAAAACGCCCCGACGGCCTTGATACAGCCATCTACACCCTCAGAGGCCATCGTCAACACCATCGATGCCCAAATCCAGTTcctccagcagcagaagTTGCATGCTCAGCACCAGCAACTGCAAGAGCAACAGGCCGCCTTCTTCGCTTCTCAACAGAACCACATAGTTCCTCCTACACCTCAGAGCCTGGAACTCACTGCTGGATCTAGTCAGAATTACTATGCCCAGTCGACACTATCTGATCAACACCACTCCGGGCCACagaaacagcagcagccgcaacaGGCCATCGACTACAGATATACAAGGATCAAAGACCAGCATGAT ATGTCCTTCACCCCGTTGGTATCACCGGCTGTGACCCCGCTGGAGACCCATTTTCCCATCGATACTCCGTTTGCCGTCCCTGGAGCGTACTTCAGCCCCCTTACCTCGCCAGCCTTGCACGCGCAAAATGACGCTTTGGGTATCATTGACCAGAGGCTCGGGATGATGAGCGGGAGCTCGCCAAGGGAGATGGAACTCGAACCACCTGCCATGTCTCAAGCGAGCGTTAGCCCAGGCGATTTGGCTAGGAAGACGCGCAAGAACGCAGTGAAGGCCAGGGCAAAGAGCGGCAGTGGCATCAAACAGTCTCCCATCTCGAAGCCGATACGTAGAAAGACGGCCACCACCCCGATGCTCAACCCCCAAGCTTTGAACCAACTGGTTGAGAATGCAGCACCAAGTCAAGAACGCCAACAACCTCTTACGCCGCTAATACCGACCTCGTCTTCGTCCACAGCTGGTGTAACTGACTCTGAGAATGGGTCCATCTCCCCCGAAAATCTCAACGACGTTGTCTTGCCGGTTGAGATGCCTCCGCCACCACTTCCGAAACCTCGCTCCGCCAAACCGTCCCCTTTTCTGGCACCTCAAGCGAGCGGTAGTGCTGTGCCTATTAATCTCCAGCCGGGGCGGCCTGGAATTGCCTCTCCTGCAACACCAGCATCACTGATGAAACTAAGCTCACCGAGCAATCGCAACCCTTCAGTGGTAGGAACCGGCTCTCATGACCCAATGGATCCCGACCACATTGAGAACTTTGAGCTCCCGGACTCCATCAACTTCTCGTCTGCACCAAAACCCGCCCCTATAATTACCACTCTTGGAACACCGGCTCTCGATCCTCTCCAAAAGGCCGCCGCGCCTCTACAAACGCCAggcctcccaccaccaccttctcctGCGGTGGCCAAGCCTCTGGCACTTCCTTCCGCCGCTCTTTCCAGTCCACAACTGAAGCCCGATTCCGCTCATAGCCTGAAACGGACACCCCAGCTTGCACCCATGGGAAGAAGCAGCAAAAAACGTGCAAGCGTGACCTCCATCCAGATGTCCCCGGCCCTTCGACCCAAGATCTCGCCCAGCATCAAGCCTCTGCTACCAGGAGGTTCTGCGGGTGCCGAAGACGCAGCATCGATCTTGCTCGCCACCAAATCCAACTACCAACGCATCCTCGAGGGCAACACAGTTCCCGGCGTTTCGTATCCCAGCGAGCTTTCTACGAATCTCACATCGAAGCGGACGTCGCACAAGATCGCGGAGCAAGGCAGGAGGAACAGAATCAACTCCGCGCTGCAGGAGATCGCCACGCTTCTTCCCAAAGCTCCTGcgaaggaggggggagatggtgatggagacGGTCATAGTAGTAGCGGTGGGGGCGGTGGCAGCGGGGGTGCTGACAGGGAAGataagagggagaaggataAGGACAAGGCTGGAGGGGGGATACCCAATAGCAAGGCGAGCACGGTGGAGATGGCAATTGAGTATATCAAGCAGCTGCAGAAGGAGGTGGCTGACGCGAACAAGAGGGCGGAAGAGGCAGAGAGGAAGTTGGTGGAGATGAAGATGCAGGGAGGCGCCGCGACGGGGTCCGGGTCATCAGTTGGTGATGCTGGCGATTTGGGTACTCCAACCACGGAGGCTAATCCGGTCGTGGATGAGGACCTGAAGTCTGGCGGTGGTGACGCGATGGATGAATAA
- a CDS encoding exocyst complex component Sec10: protein MERGGPGTTRSPGPGLFPKGPSFTIDDFSSKDFIVRDFVDSLADTAFPANRRSNPTSASTPFDPKPLIRTFENALSQLGTLSEELQEKESELLSQVRRAEIQHDQTLDTLGRKLDQSMAQFEALDLTLNNSSTNSGSMNGHGRPDGGGNIAVQIGEKLEELDRKRRKAQDANFLIQCWTEVSETGQLTSLEEIQRQGGAENKVRCAVIARQLMRISQRLDPFSWVTGGLRANGIANGATRKHNTREALEKFCEHLEQDLLKQFNNSYRRQNFDDMMECAKVLYDFHGGASVIAAFVNQHQFFIDRDQLITDEVTTDGEMWEQLADPDSDPPGVEPSLQSLVDEVKIVMQEESFIIKRAFPYYETVLIKFIQRVFQQSIQQRLEMLLDKATTISSLAYLRSLHASRSYIGALVEDLKTHGLTEHPEPCSAQISQTLDQQLEELFVPYLLQNSYIDRERKSLEELYNSLLFKFTLYHSRRKKAPSGFMAAIAQQGTQLLATAKDAYMERLDSSDLTPTQKRMMLKVAGLQDNSSNKNEIEVSEEHGRLSVQNAKRMIVWLAESVRRTLEMGSGSETPKDINILLNLLLTSMGQVYVETALDAALDTATSQENIKTEPDLSYLPHIKPAVTITNLMSRFITTVLIRLAESNTALRRSMEAQAKQAIEATERKTNAVLKSTMDVAVNWVAKILAGQKKTDYRPRDNDLEGFVDLQTPTCQAICTFLASKVAAQAALAIDGHNLELFSSELALAVHSLLFEHFKKFSVNATGGLMVTKDIAKYVTTMKEWPLTKEVQAIVELLTEVGYLFIIGPEALRERSKFLATGSGGAGGGGGGGGGGGGAAGSAASGGGSGKKLQKADFKAFVQKREDAATPGIQGVLAGL from the coding sequence CCGGGCTCTTCCCCAAGGGCCCCAGCTTCACCATTGACGACTTCTCCAGTAAAGACTTCATTGTACGCGACTTTGTCGATTCCCTCGCCGACACTGCCTTTCCGGCGAACCGCCGCTCCAACCCCACGAGTGCGAGCACCCCCTTTGACCCCAAGCCCCTCATCCGGACCTTCGAGAATGCGCTGTCACAGTTGGGCACTCTGAGCGAGGAGTTGCAAGAGAAGGAATCAGAGCTCTTATCACAGGTTCGGCGAGCAGAGATTCAACATGACCAGACTCTCGATACCCTTGGTCGGAAGCTAGACCAGTCAATGGCCCAGTTCGAGGCCCTCGACTTGACCCTGAATAACTCCAGCACAAATAGCGGCTCCATGAACGGACACGGCCGGCCTGATGGTGGAGGAAACATTGCCGTTCAGATTGGAGAGAagctggaggagctggatAGGAAACGGAGGAAGGCGCAGGACGCTAACTTCCTGATTCAGTGCTGGACAGAGGTTTCCGAGACAGGCCAACTCACCTCGCTCGAGGAGATTCAGAGACAGGGCGGTGCCGAGAACAAGGTTCGCTGCGCCGTCATTGCTCGCCAGCTTATGCGCATCAGTCAGAGACTAGACCCTTTTTCGTGGGTAACAGGTGGCCTCCGTGCCAATGGCATCGCCAACGGCGCTACGCGGAAGCACAACACTAGGGAGGCTCTCGAAAAGTTCTGCGAGCATCTTGAGCAAGACCTTCTGAAGCAGTTTAACAACAGTTACCGCCGGCAAAATTTCGACGACATGATGGAGTGCGCAAAGGTCCTCTACGATTTCCACGGCGGTGCCAGCGTCATCGCCGCCTTCGTGAACCAGCACCAGTTCTTTATCGACCGAGACCAGCTCATCACCGACGAGGTTACGACAGATGGCGAGATGTGGGAGCAACTGGCTGATCCCGATTCCGACCCACCAGGTGTCGAGCCCAGTCTGCAATCTCTTGTTGACGAGGTCAAGATCGTGATGCAGGAGGAATCTTTTATCATTAAGCGTGCCTTCCCATATTACGAAACAGTCCTCATCAAGTTTATACAGCGTGTTTTCCAGCAGTCTATTCAACAACGGCTAGAGATGCTACTGGACAAGGCCACGACAATTTCATCGCTCGCCTATTTACGCTCCTTGCATGCGTCGAGATCCTACATTGGTGCCCTGGTGGAAGACCTCAAAACCCACGGTCTTACAGAGCACCCGGAACCATGCTCTGCACAAATATCACAGACTCTTGATCAGCAACTAGAGGAATTATTCGTCCCCTATCTACTTCAAAACTCATACATCGACAGGGAAAGGAAGAGTCTGGAGGAACTGTACAATTCGTTGCTCTTCAAGTTCACCTTGTATCACTCACGCAGAAAGAAGGCTCCCTCGGGCTTCATGGCCGCTATTGCCCAACAGGGCACTCAGCTTTTGGCAACCGCTAAAGATGCCTATATGGAGCGACTCGATTCGTCAGACCTTACGCCCACTCAGAAGCGCATGATGTTGAAGGTTGCCGGTCTGCAAGACAATAGCAGCAACAAGAACGAGATCGAAGTGTCGGAGGAACACGGCCGCCTGAGCGTACAGAACGCCAAGCGCATGATTGTCTGGTTGGCCGAAAGCGTGCGCAGAACGCTCGAGATGGGTTCGGGAAGCGAAACCCCCAAAGACATCAACATCTTGCTCAACCTTCTCCTTACCAGCATGGGCCAAGTCTACGTTGAGACTGCCCTCGATGCCGCCTTGGACACTGCCACGTCGCAGGAGAACATCAAGACAGAACCTGACCTCTCGTACCTTCCTCACATCAAACCGGCTGTCACCATCACGAACCTCATGTCGCGGTTCATCACAACTGTGCTGATCCGGCTTGCCGAGTCCAACACAGCCCTGCGCCGCAGCATGGAGGCCCAAGCCAAGCAAGCCATCGAGGCCACGGAGCGGAAGACCAACGCCGTCCTCAAGAGTACCATGGATGTAGCGGTCAACTGGGTCGCTAAGATCCTGGCGGgccagaagaagacggacTACCGGCCCCGCGACAACGACCTTGAAGGCTTCGTTGACCTGCAGACGCCCACCTGTCAGGCTATCTGCACGTTCTTGGCCTCCAAGGTGGCGGCGCAGGCCGCGCTGGCTATCGACGGCCACAACCTTGAGCTATTCAGCTCCGAACTCGCTCTGGCCGTCCACTCGCTCTTGTTTGAGCACTTCAAGAAGTTCTCAGTCAACGCCACCGGTGGCTTGATGGTGACTAAGGATATCGCCAAGTACGTGACGACAATGAAGGAGTGGCCGTTGACCAAGGAGGTGCAGGCGATTGTCGAGCTCCTTACCGAGGTCGGATACCTCTTCATCATTGGACCCGAGGCCCTTCGCGAACGTTCCAAGTTCTTGGCTACgggcagtggtggtgctgggggaggaggaggaggaggtggtggtggcggtggtgccgCTGGGAGTGCGGCGAGCGGTGGCGGATCGGGTAAGAAGTTGCAAAAGGCGGATTTCAAAGCCTTTGTGCAAAAGAGAGAGGATGCTGCTACTCCCGGTATCCAGGGTGTACTGGCTGGACTGTGA